A stretch of DNA from bacterium:
GCTGGCGGGTGCTGGAGGTGGGCTGCGGCAGCGGCCAGGTGAGCGCCGCGCTTCTGGGCGTGCTGGGCCCGGCCGGCCAGGTGACCGCTTTCGACATCTCGGGGGCGATGCTGGCCCAGGCGCGGGCCAAGCACCTTGAGCGCGCCTGCTATGTTCAGGCGGACTCCGCCCGCCTGCCCCTGGCCGGGTCGTGGTTCGAGGCGGTGGTGCTGTTCCGGGTGTTCCCGCACCTGGATGATAAAAGCGCCTGCCTGGCCGAGTTCCGCCGCGTGCTGCGTCCCGGCGGCTGGCTGATCCTGGCCCATCCCGCCGGGCGGGAACAGCTCAATGTCTGCCACGCCGCCATGAGCGGCGAGGTGGCCCTGGACATGCTGCCCGAGGAGCCGGTGCTGCGCGACACCCTGCATTCGGCCGGGTTCAAGGTCATGTCCGTGGAGGACCGCCCGGAGCGTTATCTCGTCATGGCCCGCCGCAACGGTTGAATCCCGCAGATTTACTTCTTATCCCCCAGTTCCAGGCGCGCGGCGCAGGGGGCGTTCTTGGCCACGATCCGGTTCAAAACGGCGCAGTGCAGCCCGGCGAAAGTGCGGCAGCTCCCGGCGCCGTCCAGCCCGTAGTCCTCCGGGAACGAGGCGTGGGCGCAACGCAGGTCGCACCAGCGGGGTAAAGTTTTCTCGTTCTGCTCCATTTTTCTCTCCCTGTGTTATCCCTCACTCAAGATAACGCTTCCCGATCACGGATCAATCCTCTGAGCCGATGAAACAGCTTTACCCGCGATGTCCGCCCAGTCTGACAATATTCTCTCAACTTATTCTCTGCCATAATGTTCTGCACTCAAGTGCCGTGGAGTGCCTGCCGATATTATTAGGATGGGTTGAAAACGGCCGGATGCGGATTATTTTTCCGCCAATCAAATTGTTATTTATTTGATTTCGGAAAATTATTCCTTACAAAGCTGAAAACCCGATTTCAGGAGACCGCGTCTCAGGATGAATTGTCGAGATATAATATTGCTTGGCAATAATTTACCCATTTATCAAGTCATACATGGCATAACTCTTGCTCCTTCCGGGCCGTCCGGTCATCAGGCGCATCGCGCCCGCGGCATACACCCCGGCACAGCCTGTCAAGGCTGAAAGGCAAACTATGGCTTCACCCATAAGCATCTCCGGTCTGGCCTCCGGGATCGACACCGAGTCGATCATCTCCAAGATGATCGAGGCCAAACAGGTTCCGATAACGCGGCTTAAGAACGAGCAGGACCTTCTTTCGATCAAGCGCGACGCCTACCGGGATGTCAACACCCAGGTGCTCGCCCTTCAGAATGAGGCCCTCAACCTGCGCCTGGATTCAACTTTCATCACCCGCACGGTGGCGTCCAGCGATGACGGCATAGTGCGCGCCACGGCCAGTCTGGGCACGGCCAAGACCAACCACCGGGTCAAGGTCCTTCAACTGGCCCAGGAGGCCTCGGTCAGCAGCAACCGCTATTACAGCCAGGCCAGCCTGATCGGCTCCAACACGGTGGGGATCAACCAGCTCGGCAGCACAACCGCCCTGAACGCCCCCGGTGCGGGACGGCTGATCGGCGGGGTGGCGGTCACCGACTCCACCACCCTGAGCGACCTCGGGCTAAGCTCGGATTTCAGCCTCAAGCTCGACCTGGACGCCTCCGGATCCCGCAACCCGATCTCGATCACCGGCCTTAGCGGCAGCAGCACCGTGGGACAGATGATGCAGGCGATCCGCGACCAGGCCGGCTCGGCGGTCAAGGTGCAGCTCGTGCGCGACCAGTCCCTGGGCGGCAAGGTGATCCAGATCGCCAGCGGCTACGTGGGGGTGGATGTTAGCGTGAGTGGCGCGGTGGCCGAATCCGCCCTGGGGATCCAGAGCGGGGCCACGGCGTCCTCCGGCTCCACCGTCGCCCTGGGCTCGGCCCGTCAGGTGGCCGCGCTCGACCCGCTGGATGTGGTCACCGGCACAGCGCTCGTGGTCTCCTCCAATGGCAGGGCCGGCAGCCTGACCGGCACGGTGGACCTGGCCGCGGCCGCCGCGGGCGGGGATGTAATGTCCATGACCCTGGCCAACCTCGGAATAACCGAGTTCGACGGTTTCACGCTCGACCCGGACGCCGGCGGGGCCACTGGCAACCTGACAGTGCTCAAAGAGGACGGTTCCACGCTCAGTGGCTCCGACACCCTGGCCGACCTGATCCACGCCATCAATCTCAGCGCCCCGGATGTGACCGCCCAGGTGGTGGACGGCTCCGGAGGGGCCAAATATCTCCAGATCATCGCCAACGAGGGCGGCCGTGACGTGACTGTCAGCCAGACCGGGGCTACGGACGGATTCCTGTCCAAGCTGCTCGGCCTGGGCGGCAACAACGCCACCAGCACCAACGCCACAACGGACAGCGGCGATTTCACCATGATCGGCAATTTCTACGGCCGCGGCTCGGTCGCGGCCGATGAGCGGCGTGTGGTCAGCGGGACCAAGGACGATTACCGCGGCATCGGCGTGACCGACCTTATCGACGGGGTCACCCTGCTCGGGGCCAGCGTGGGCAATGTGTTTTCCGCCGGCTCCGCCCGCATCCAGATCAACAACAGCCAGAACCTGGCCATCTCCGACAGCACACGCACAGAGCTGTACGGTGTAGCCGGGATCACCAGCTCGTCCTTCGCCACCAGCCTGGCCGTGGACCCGGACGGCAGTGGTACGGCGGGCCTCAACCGCTCCATCGCCGACCTCAACGCCGCCGGGGCTTTCGGCCTGACAGCGGCGATCACCGCCGGCTCGTTCAAGGTCGGGGACGCCACTCTCACCCTGACCCAGGAAGATATCGACAGCGGGATCACCCTGGCCGAGGTTGTGGCCCGGATCAACAGCGCCGGCCAGAACACGGTGGTGCACTACGAGGACAGCACCGACCGTTTCATCGCCACGGCCTCCGAGTACGGCGCCGACGGGACGGTCTCTTTCGGCTCCTACAGCGGCGCGGCTGGCGAGAGCAACATTCTCAAAACCCTGGGACTGACCAATGCCGCCAGCTCCACCGCGGTTTCAGGCGGCTCGGACGGCGGGCATATCGACTCCGGGGCCGAGCTCGACCAGGCCGGTTTCGCCATCCGGCCCACCTCGGGGACAATTACGATCAACGGCATCTCGCTCTCGATCGATGCGCAGGTGGACACCCTGGAGGATGTGATCGACAAGATCAACAATTCCGCCGCCGGAGTGACCGCCTCGATCGACCCCGAATCCAAGCGCTTCACCCTGGTCCAGAAAGTCACCGACGACACCACGGCCAACAACATCCAGCTCGGGTCGAACTCGGACACCAGCAACCTGTTGACTGTCCTGCGGCTGCTGCAAGGGGCCACCGGGGAAGGGTCGGTCAGCAGCGTCGAATCGCCCAAAGCCAAGAACAACGTGGGCCAGGCCCGTCAGGAAGCCAGGGTCGAGGTGGACGGGATAGTTTACACCCGCAAGACCAACACCATCGACGACATAACCTCGGGCATGACCTACGAGCTGCTGGGCACCTCCAGCAACACGGTCACCCTCACTGTCGAGGGCGACACGGAAAAGGCCGTCGACGCCATCGCCCAGTTCATCGTCGAGTACAACAAGACCATCAAGCTGCTCAGTCCCGAAGCGGTCAGCGACGAGGACAAGAAATACCTCGAGCCGGTCTCCGATTCCGAGCGCTCCAGCCTGACTTATACCGAGCTGATCGACCGTCTGGATAAGTACGAAAGCCTGAACAAGAGCGAGGCGATCCGCAAGGAGAGTAATTTCAAGATTTTGCTCAACCAGATCCAGAGCATCATCGGCTCGCGGGTGCAGATAAACGGCAGCACCCTGCAGAGCCTGTCCGACCTGGGGATCAACAGCGGCGACGCCGGAAACCCGCTGACAAAAGACTATACCGGGGTCCTGGTGGCCGACTCCACCGACCTGGACACGATCAAGGCCGCCCTGCAGAGCAACGAAAAGCTGACTGCCGCGCTGGCGAGCGACGATGTCTCGGTGGCGCGCCTGTTCAACCAGAACGCGCTCTCCTCGACCTCGGTCAAGGGCACACTCGGGTTCGACGAGGCCACGGACCTGGCGAACGACATCTCGTTCGAGGTCTATGACGGCACGAACAGCGCCACGATCACCATCCCGGCGGGGAGCCAGAGCAAAAGCTCGATCCTCAGCCTCATCACCACCGAGCTGCAGCGCAAGGACCTGTCCGACATCATGGTCTCTTTCGACGGGACCGGGCACCTCCAGTTCAAGAGCGAGAAATCCACCGGCAGCGCCTACATGCGCATCCTCGACCTTACCGCTCAGTCCGGCTCCGACCGTCTGTCCAGCCGTTTCGGCCTGAGCGGCGGCTCTTTCATCGGGCCGGAGGCCGACCAGAAAGCCGGTGCGTCCCAGAAACTCTACACCTCGCTGCGCCAGAGCACCGGGATCAACGGGTTCCTCCCGCAGAGCATCTCGGTGGGCGGCAAGTACGGCCAGGGTACGATCTACGACGACATGGTGAACCTCCAGGACCGTATCGACACGATGAATGACCGTCTGGACGAATACGAGACGCGACTGCGCAACCAGTTCGCGGCCATGGAATCGTCCATCTCCAAGCTCCAGGAGCAGCAGAACTCGCTGTCGCAGTACACCGGCAGCGCCTCGGCCACCAAGGCCAGCAGCTGAGGACCGGCCCGGGAGCAGGGATGGATCGACTCGCGGAGATTGAAAACGAAAGGAGCAATTGATGCTTATACTCACTCTGGACGGCCGCAGCCTGGACGCCGGCAGCCTCCAGGCCGGGACTCTGGCGGAGTTGATCCGCTCGGTCGAGCAGGACCTGGGCCCCGAAAGGGTGATCGTGGCGATGACCCTGGACGGCCGCAGCCTGGACCAGGAAAGGGAAAAGGCCGACGCCGCCAGACCGCTGGAGAACATGCAGCGGCTCGATATCACCACTCAGAGAGTGATCGATCTGGCCCGCAGCACGCTGCGCAGTATGATCGAGTTCATCCCCCGGATCGCCGCCCAGCTCGCCGATTGCGTGGAGGAACTGCACGGGGCGCGCGATGCCGAGGGCTACGAGCACCTGAAAAAAGCCATCGATGGATTGCAGCTCGTGGCCAGCGCCTGGCCGCCCATTGTCCGCTGGCTGAGCGCCGAGGGCTGGCCTGTCGACGCTCTGGCTCCGCGCACCGAGGGGTTCAACGAGCTGCTGGGCGGGATTGCCCGGGCCCAGGAAACGGGCGATGTGGTGCTGTTGTGCGACAGCCTGGAATTCGAGCTGGGAGAATTCCTGGAAAGCTGGCAAGGACACGCCGGGCAGTTACTGGAACAACTCGAACGGAACGACTGAGAAAGGCCGGATGGATATCTTTCGCCAAAATATGGAAGCCCTGGCGCGGCGCAGCCCGAACCTGGCCCGCCAGGTGAACCAGGCACTCCCGGCGGCGGCTGAGGTGACAGTCACCCCCTCGGGGGCGCCCTCGCTGCGTCTTCTGGATGCCGGCGGGCGCCCCTGGAGCCTGCACAGCGCGGTGGACCCGCTGCGTGAGGCCGAGCGCCTGGTCGAGGCTCAGTTCACCGACAGCGCCAACGCCTGCCTGGTCTACGGTTTCGGGCTGGGCTACCACGTGGACCGTCTGATCGAGCGTCTGGACGGCGCCGGGAATGTACTCGTGGTGGAACCGCAGATTTCGATCTTCAAGGCCGCCCTGGCCGCGCGCGACCTGCGCCATCTTTTCGGCCGCGATGACATTTTCTGGGCCGTGGGTGAGACCGTGGACCAGGTCCCGGCCCATTTCGGCGAGGTGTTCCGCGTGGCCTCGCTGGAGGGAGTGATGATCCTGCCCCATGCCCCCTCGATGCGCCTGTGCGGCGACTATTTCACCCGCCTGGACGACCTCTGCCGCAAGTGGATCATCGCCGTGGGCGGCAATTTTCTGACCAACGTGGCCGCGGTGCGCAGCTATTTTTCCAACACCCTGGACAACATCCTGGCCCTGGCCGGCGACCCGCCGGTCAAGCGCCTGTTCGGGCGGTTCAAGGGCATCCCGGCCGTGGTGATCTCGGCCGGCCCCTCCCTGGACCGTAATATCCACCTTCTGCGTCTGCTCGAGCGCCACGCAGTGCTGATCTGCGTCGACACCTCGCTGGGCCCGCTCCACCGCGCCGGGGTGCAGCCGCACCTGGTGCTGGCCGGCGACGCGGGCGAGAACAATTTCCGCCACCTCAAGGGCCTGGGCTGCACCGGCGCGGCTTTGGTGGCCGAGCCGATGACCCACCCGCGGATCGTGAGCGAGTTCCAGGGCCCCCGGTTCACCATGAGCTTCGACGAGACCCTGATGAAACGCCTGGCCGCCGTGCTGGGCGATTTCGGCAAGGTCAAGGCCTGGGGCTCGATCTCCACCGGGGCTTTCGACCTGGCCCGCCGACTGGGCTGCGACCCGATCGTTTTCACCGGCCAGGACCTGTCGTTCCCCGGCCTGCGCTACTACGCCCACGGCACCTACCAGGAGCGCCGCTGGCTGCGCGAGATCGGCGAGGGCCGCACGCTGCAGGACATGCACAACCGCCGCATGGTCAACGAGAACAACCTGGACGCCACCGACATCTTCGGCCGTCCGGTGCGCACCTCCAAGGCCCTGGAGGCCTACCGTCAGTACCTCGAACGTGAAATCTCCGAGACCGGCAGCCGGGTGATCAACGCCACCGAGGGCGGCGTGGGGTTCGCCGGCGTGACCAACCTTCCGCTGGATGAGGTCTTCTGGCGCTACGCCCGCCGCACGCACCCGGTGCGGCAGATGATCCTGAGCTGCCACTCGCCGCGCCCGGCCAGCGAGAAACAGGCGGTCTACGATTTCCTCAGCCGCTCGGTGGAGGAGCTTGCCACTTTCTGCGCGCTGTGCAACGACGGGTTCGAGCTGGCCCGGCTGATCCACCAGGGCCAGAGCCCCAACCCGGAGGCGGATTTCGCCAGCATCGAGGATGTTTACGCGAAGGTCTACAACCGCAAGGACGTGCTCGAGCTGCTGGAACACGCCAACCAGGGCGGCCTGCTCGCTTTCCAGCGCGGCAGCCGTCAACTGGAGAACCGCACCCGGGACCGCGGCCTGCTGGAGGATGCCGCCCGGCTGTACGGGGCCTTTTTCATCAGTTTCTACCAGACTGCCGATTTTCTGCTCAAACGGACTGAGCGCGCTGCTCTGGCTGTGGGCTCGAACCTCGATTTCGGAAGTGCGGAGCACACTGACAGCCCCGACGGGGAATTTCTCGAAGCTGTCTGAACTGCGCCGGACCGAGGGCGGCGGATGCCCCGGCCCGCGCAATACGCGAAA
This window harbors:
- the fliD gene encoding flagellar filament capping protein FliD; the encoded protein is MASPISISGLASGIDTESIISKMIEAKQVPITRLKNEQDLLSIKRDAYRDVNTQVLALQNEALNLRLDSTFITRTVASSDDGIVRATASLGTAKTNHRVKVLQLAQEASVSSNRYYSQASLIGSNTVGINQLGSTTALNAPGAGRLIGGVAVTDSTTLSDLGLSSDFSLKLDLDASGSRNPISITGLSGSSTVGQMMQAIRDQAGSAVKVQLVRDQSLGGKVIQIASGYVGVDVSVSGAVAESALGIQSGATASSGSTVALGSARQVAALDPLDVVTGTALVVSSNGRAGSLTGTVDLAAAAAGGDVMSMTLANLGITEFDGFTLDPDAGGATGNLTVLKEDGSTLSGSDTLADLIHAINLSAPDVTAQVVDGSGGAKYLQIIANEGGRDVTVSQTGATDGFLSKLLGLGGNNATSTNATTDSGDFTMIGNFYGRGSVAADERRVVSGTKDDYRGIGVTDLIDGVTLLGASVGNVFSAGSARIQINNSQNLAISDSTRTELYGVAGITSSSFATSLAVDPDGSGTAGLNRSIADLNAAGAFGLTAAITAGSFKVGDATLTLTQEDIDSGITLAEVVARINSAGQNTVVHYEDSTDRFIATASEYGADGTVSFGSYSGAAGESNILKTLGLTNAASSTAVSGGSDGGHIDSGAELDQAGFAIRPTSGTITINGISLSIDAQVDTLEDVIDKINNSAAGVTASIDPESKRFTLVQKVTDDTTANNIQLGSNSDTSNLLTVLRLLQGATGEGSVSSVESPKAKNNVGQARQEARVEVDGIVYTRKTNTIDDITSGMTYELLGTSSNTVTLTVEGDTEKAVDAIAQFIVEYNKTIKLLSPEAVSDEDKKYLEPVSDSERSSLTYTELIDRLDKYESLNKSEAIRKESNFKILLNQIQSIIGSRVQINGSTLQSLSDLGINSGDAGNPLTKDYTGVLVADSTDLDTIKAALQSNEKLTAALASDDVSVARLFNQNALSSTSVKGTLGFDEATDLANDISFEVYDGTNSATITIPAGSQSKSSILSLITTELQRKDLSDIMVSFDGTGHLQFKSEKSTGSAYMRILDLTAQSGSDRLSSRFGLSGGSFIGPEADQKAGASQKLYTSLRQSTGINGFLPQSISVGGKYGQGTIYDDMVNLQDRIDTMNDRLDEYETRLRNQFAAMESSISKLQEQQNSLSQYTGSASATKASS
- a CDS encoding DUF115 domain-containing protein, with the protein product MDIFRQNMEALARRSPNLARQVNQALPAAAEVTVTPSGAPSLRLLDAGGRPWSLHSAVDPLREAERLVEAQFTDSANACLVYGFGLGYHVDRLIERLDGAGNVLVVEPQISIFKAALAARDLRHLFGRDDIFWAVGETVDQVPAHFGEVFRVASLEGVMILPHAPSMRLCGDYFTRLDDLCRKWIIAVGGNFLTNVAAVRSYFSNTLDNILALAGDPPVKRLFGRFKGIPAVVISAGPSLDRNIHLLRLLERHAVLICVDTSLGPLHRAGVQPHLVLAGDAGENNFRHLKGLGCTGAALVAEPMTHPRIVSEFQGPRFTMSFDETLMKRLAAVLGDFGKVKAWGSISTGAFDLARRLGCDPIVFTGQDLSFPGLRYYAHGTYQERRWLREIGEGRTLQDMHNRRMVNENNLDATDIFGRPVRTSKALEAYRQYLEREISETGSRVINATEGGVGFAGVTNLPLDEVFWRYARRTHPVRQMILSCHSPRPASEKQAVYDFLSRSVEELATFCALCNDGFELARLIHQGQSPNPEADFASIEDVYAKVYNRKDVLELLEHANQGGLLAFQRGSRQLENRTRDRGLLEDAARLYGAFFISFYQTADFLLKRTERAALAVGSNLDFGSAEHTDSPDGEFLEAV
- a CDS encoding methyltransferase domain-containing protein, with product WRVLEVGCGSGQVSAALLGVLGPAGQVTAFDISGAMLAQARAKHLERACYVQADSARLPLAGSWFEAVVLFRVFPHLDDKSACLAEFRRVLRPGGWLILAHPAGREQLNVCHAAMSGEVALDMLPEEPVLRDTLHSAGFKVMSVEDRPERYLVMARRNG